Proteins encoded together in one Marinobacter sp. Arc7-DN-1 window:
- the amrS gene encoding AmmeMemoRadiSam system radical SAM enzyme has product MGDVPVLQGREVGFWHWLDDGRIQCDLCPRFCKLHEGQRGLCFVRGRLNDTLVLTTYGRSSGYCIDPIEKKPLNHFLPGTPTLSFGTAGCNLACKFCQNWDMTKSRETDELADQASPEDIARAAQALGCKSVAYTYNDPVVFHEYAIDVAKACHEVGVRSVAVTAGYVTEEPRREFYRCIDAANVDLKAFSERFYHKVTGGHLQPVLETLEYIKLETSVWLELTTLLIPGENDSEQELNEMTQWVVEKLGPDVPMHFTAFHPDWKMMDTPPTPPETLTRARQIAMANGVRYAYTGNVHDKSGGSTYCHNCGERLIGRDWYVLSTWNLTGDGHCKSCGTACAGVFEGPPGHWGARRQPVRLSDHRV; this is encoded by the coding sequence GTGGGCGATGTACCCGTTCTTCAGGGCCGCGAGGTTGGGTTCTGGCATTGGCTTGATGACGGCCGCATCCAGTGCGACCTTTGCCCGAGGTTTTGCAAACTGCACGAAGGGCAGCGAGGTCTTTGCTTCGTTCGTGGGCGCCTCAACGATACATTGGTGCTCACTACCTACGGGCGCTCCAGTGGTTACTGCATCGACCCGATCGAAAAGAAACCTCTCAACCATTTTCTGCCCGGCACCCCGACCCTTTCGTTTGGCACAGCAGGCTGCAATCTGGCCTGCAAGTTCTGCCAGAACTGGGACATGACCAAATCCCGGGAAACCGATGAACTGGCAGACCAGGCCAGCCCCGAAGACATTGCCCGGGCCGCTCAGGCGCTGGGTTGCAAAAGCGTTGCGTACACCTACAACGACCCGGTGGTTTTCCACGAGTACGCCATTGATGTGGCCAAAGCCTGCCACGAAGTCGGAGTACGCTCGGTTGCGGTAACCGCAGGATATGTAACCGAAGAACCCCGCCGGGAATTCTACCGTTGCATAGATGCCGCCAACGTCGATCTAAAGGCCTTCTCCGAACGCTTCTACCACAAGGTTACCGGCGGGCACCTGCAACCGGTTCTGGAAACACTCGAATATATAAAACTCGAAACCAGCGTATGGCTGGAACTGACTACCCTGCTCATCCCGGGCGAAAACGATTCGGAGCAGGAGCTGAATGAGATGACTCAATGGGTGGTGGAGAAACTTGGGCCAGACGTACCCATGCATTTCACTGCATTCCACCCGGACTGGAAAATGATGGATACTCCACCAACCCCGCCCGAGACCCTGACCCGGGCCCGCCAGATTGCCATGGCTAATGGCGTTCGCTACGCCTATACCGGCAATGTGCATGATAAGTCCGGCGGTAGTACCTATTGCCACAACTGCGGAGAACGACTCATAGGCCGTGACTGGTATGTACTGAGTACCTGGAACCTGACCGGTGACGGCCACTGCAAATCCTGCGGTACCGCCTGTGCCGGTGTATTTGAAGGTCCGCCAGGGCATTGGGGGGCAAGGAGGCAGCCGGTGCGGCTTAGTGATCACCGGGTGTAA
- the amrB gene encoding AmmeMemoRadiSam system protein B, with the protein MSANIRKAAVAGMFYPDDPAQLRTMVDGFLKQVPVKGPAPKAIIVPHAGYQFSGPVAATAYAQLAQLHDRIHRIVLLGPSHRVPLRGIAAPTSDFFETPLGNVEVEQSTLAMLQSLPQVGYLDSPHRLEHSLEVHLPFLQSVFDRFTLVPLVVGETSPEEVAEVLETLWGGGETLIVISSDLSHYHSYPVARELDSNTTRNIENLDYRHIGYDDACGRNPVNGLLYLAQKRGLKVTTLDLRNSGDTAGPRDRVVGYGAYAVTEALA; encoded by the coding sequence ATGTCTGCCAACATACGAAAAGCCGCTGTCGCGGGTATGTTCTATCCGGACGATCCTGCCCAGCTCAGAACCATGGTGGACGGTTTCCTGAAACAGGTGCCTGTGAAAGGACCGGCTCCCAAAGCCATTATTGTTCCCCATGCCGGATACCAGTTCTCCGGCCCGGTTGCCGCCACCGCGTACGCGCAACTTGCGCAACTTCATGACCGCATACACCGGATTGTACTTCTGGGGCCCTCTCATCGTGTGCCTTTGAGAGGCATTGCAGCTCCGACGTCGGATTTCTTCGAGACACCGCTGGGCAATGTGGAAGTGGAGCAAAGCACCTTGGCGATGCTGCAATCCTTGCCCCAGGTCGGGTATCTGGATTCGCCTCATCGGCTTGAACACAGTCTGGAGGTGCATTTGCCGTTCCTGCAATCGGTTTTTGACCGCTTTACCCTGGTCCCGCTTGTTGTCGGAGAAACGTCTCCCGAGGAAGTGGCCGAAGTGCTGGAAACACTCTGGGGCGGCGGCGAAACCCTGATAGTCATCAGTTCCGATTTGAGCCACTACCACAGCTACCCGGTTGCCCGGGAGCTGGACAGTAATACCACCAGAAACATCGAGAATCTGGACTACCGCCATATCGGATACGACGATGCCTGCGGGCGAAACCCGGTTAACGGCCTGTTGTATCTGGCACAGAAAAGAGGCCTGAAAGTCACCACCCTGGATCTGCGTAATTCTGGTGACACGGCTGGGCCGAGGGATCGTGTCGTAGGCTATGGAGCCTATGCTGTAACCGAAGCGCTGGCCTGA
- the amrA gene encoding AmmeMemoRadiSam system protein A, with protein MLNEQERQALLQAASASVYRGLDRGQPLPVEPEEYPEKLAKPGACFVTLTISGRLRGCVGSLEAWRPLIQDCAENAFAAAFRDFRFPPVAAQELDLLDYQVSVLSVPAPLYSESEDDLLSQLRPGTDGLVLVKGDRRATFLPSVWESLPEPQEFLRHLKQKAGLAPEGWSGAIKALRYTVESIRRM; from the coding sequence ATGCTCAATGAACAGGAACGCCAGGCTCTGTTACAGGCGGCTTCAGCCTCTGTCTACCGAGGTCTCGACCGCGGGCAGCCGTTGCCGGTGGAGCCGGAGGAATATCCCGAAAAGCTGGCAAAGCCCGGAGCCTGTTTTGTCACACTGACAATCTCTGGCCGTTTGAGAGGCTGCGTCGGTTCTCTGGAGGCCTGGCGCCCCCTTATTCAGGACTGTGCGGAAAATGCCTTTGCTGCGGCTTTTCGGGACTTCCGCTTTCCCCCGGTTGCAGCGCAGGAGCTGGATCTGTTGGACTATCAGGTGTCGGTCTTGAGTGTGCCCGCACCTCTGTATTCTGAGTCCGAGGATGATCTGCTCTCCCAGTTGCGTCCAGGTACGGATGGCTTGGTGCTTGTAAAGGGCGATCGTCGTGCCACCTTTTTGCCGTCGGTATGGGAGAGCCTGCCGGAGCCGCAGGAATTTCTTCGCCACCTGAAGCAGAAAGCAGGGCTGGCGCCAGAGGGCTGGTCCGGTGCTATCAAGGCACTTCGCTATACCGTCGAATCCATCAGGAGGATGTAA